In the Streptomyces sp. BHT-5-2 genome, one interval contains:
- a CDS encoding FAD-dependent monooxygenase, with protein MDASVIVVGAGPAGLMLAGELRLAGTDVIVLERLPAPTGESRGLGFTARTMEVFDQRGLLPRFGEIETSAQGHFGGQPVDFSILDGAHYGVKAVPQSRTEAILEEWAAGLGTDLRRGHEVVSFTDDGEGVDVEVAGPEGTYTLRARFLVGCDGGRSTIRKSGGFDFPGTSATREMFLADVRGCEIEPRPIGETVARGMVMSAPLGDGVDRIIVCEQGAPPRRRTEPPAYEEVAAAWQRLTGQDISHGEPVWVSAFGDPARQVTEYRRGRVLLAGDSAHVHLPAGGQGMNASIQDSVNLGWKLAAVVAGRAPSSLLDTYHSERHPVGRRLLMNTSAQGKLFLSGDEMQPVRDVLAELIRYDVVSRHLAGMVSGLEIRYDVGEGDHPLLGMRMPHLELVVDDTKTSSTELLHPARGVLLDLAGDAALRASAEGWSDRLAIVSATTHEAPGQGRLAGATAVLVRPDGYVAWLAPGSTDSLAASLERWFGPARELPKQKG; from the coding sequence ATGGATGCATCTGTCATTGTCGTGGGCGCTGGTCCGGCCGGGCTGATGCTCGCCGGGGAACTCCGTCTCGCGGGTACCGACGTCATCGTTCTGGAGCGGCTGCCCGCGCCCACCGGTGAATCGCGGGGACTGGGTTTCACCGCCCGCACGATGGAGGTGTTCGACCAGCGCGGTCTGCTGCCCAGGTTCGGCGAGATCGAGACCAGTGCCCAGGGCCACTTCGGCGGCCAGCCCGTGGACTTCTCGATTCTCGACGGCGCGCACTACGGCGTGAAGGCCGTTCCGCAGTCGCGGACCGAGGCGATCCTGGAGGAGTGGGCGGCCGGGCTCGGCACGGACCTCCGACGAGGCCACGAGGTCGTGTCGTTCACCGATGACGGTGAGGGTGTGGACGTCGAGGTGGCCGGCCCGGAGGGCACGTACACCCTGCGGGCCCGGTTCCTGGTCGGCTGCGACGGCGGGCGCAGCACCATCCGCAAGTCCGGCGGCTTCGACTTCCCGGGCACCTCGGCGACCCGCGAGATGTTCCTGGCGGACGTGCGCGGTTGCGAGATCGAGCCCCGGCCGATCGGGGAGACGGTGGCACGCGGCATGGTGATGTCCGCGCCGCTCGGCGACGGGGTGGACCGCATCATCGTGTGCGAGCAGGGGGCCCCGCCGCGCCGGCGCACCGAACCGCCCGCCTACGAAGAGGTGGCGGCGGCCTGGCAACGGCTGACCGGGCAGGACATCTCGCACGGTGAGCCGGTGTGGGTCAGCGCGTTCGGCGACCCGGCCCGTCAGGTCACCGAGTACCGCCGGGGCCGGGTGCTGCTGGCCGGCGACTCGGCGCACGTGCACCTCCCGGCCGGCGGCCAGGGCATGAACGCCAGCATTCAGGACTCGGTGAACCTGGGGTGGAAGCTCGCGGCCGTGGTCGCAGGGCGGGCCCCGTCGAGCCTGCTCGACACCTATCACTCCGAGCGGCACCCGGTCGGCCGCAGGCTCCTCATGAACACCAGTGCGCAGGGCAAGCTCTTCCTGAGCGGCGACGAGATGCAGCCGGTGCGGGACGTGCTCGCCGAGCTGATCCGCTACGACGTCGTCAGCCGTCACCTGGCCGGGATGGTCTCGGGGCTGGAGATCCGCTACGACGTGGGCGAGGGCGACCACCCGCTCCTCGGTATGCGCATGCCGCACCTGGAACTGGTCGTCGACGACACCAAGACGAGCAGCACCGAACTGCTGCACCCCGCCCGCGGCGTGCTGCTGGACCTGGCCGGTGACGCCGCGCTGCGCGCGAGCGCCGAGGGCTGGTCGGACCGGCTGGCCATCGTGTCGGCCACCACGCACGAGGCCCCCGGCCAGGGCCGGTTGGCGGGCGCCACGGCGGTGCTCGTCCGGCCCGACGGATACGTCGCCTGGCTGGCGCCGGGGAGCACGGACTCGCTCGCCGCCTCCCTGGAGCGCTGGTTCGGTCCCGCGCGTGAACTCCCGAAGCAGAAAGGCTAA
- a CDS encoding TcmI family type II polyketide cyclase: protein MHSTLIVARMEPGASQDVSRLFASFDGTEMPHLMGTRRRQLFSYRGLYFHLQDFESDNGGERIEEAKSDPRFVRISEDLKPFIEAYDPATWRSPADAMATRFYHWQAGQ from the coding sequence ATGCACAGCACGCTGATCGTGGCGCGGATGGAGCCTGGTGCGAGCCAGGACGTCAGCCGTCTCTTCGCGTCCTTCGACGGCACCGAGATGCCGCACCTGATGGGGACCCGCCGCCGGCAGCTGTTCTCGTACCGCGGCCTGTACTTCCACCTCCAGGACTTCGAGTCCGACAACGGGGGCGAGCGCATCGAGGAGGCGAAGAGCGACCCGCGGTTCGTCCGGATCAGCGAGGACCTCAAGCCGTTCATCGAGGCGTACGACCCGGCTACCTGGCGCTCACCGGCCGACGCGATGGCGACCCGCTTCTACCACTGGCAGGCGGGCCAGTGA
- a CDS encoding beta-ketoacyl synthase codes for MTGRRVAVTGIGVLAPGALGVKNFWSLLSEGRTATRGITLFDPAPFRSRVAAEIDFDPAAHGLGPQDVRRMDRAAQFAVVAAREALEDSGLHDGALDPYRTGVTIGSAVGATMSLDEEYRVVSDSGRLELVDHTYAPRHLYGAFVPSSFAAEVAWAVGAEGPTSVVSTGCTSGLDSVGYACELIREGSADVMIAGATEAPISPITVACFDAIKATTPRNDEAAQASRPFDATRNGFVLGEGSAVFVLEELESARKRGAEIHAEIAGYGTRCNAFHMTGLRPDGAEMAEAIRVALDEARMTAEDIDYVNAHGSGTKQNDLHETAAVKRSLGEHAYRTPVSSIKSMIGHSLGAIGSIEIAASVLAMKHDVVPPTANLHTPDPQCDLDYVPLVARDWQTDTVLTVGSGFGGFQSAMVLTGPERRTA; via the coding sequence GTGACCGGGCGACGGGTCGCCGTCACCGGCATCGGAGTGCTGGCCCCAGGGGCTCTCGGTGTCAAGAACTTCTGGAGCCTGCTGAGCGAGGGCCGCACCGCCACCCGGGGCATCACGCTCTTCGACCCCGCCCCCTTCCGCTCGCGCGTCGCGGCCGAGATCGACTTCGATCCCGCCGCGCACGGGCTCGGCCCCCAGGACGTCCGGCGCATGGACCGCGCCGCCCAGTTCGCCGTGGTCGCGGCCCGCGAGGCCCTGGAGGACAGCGGACTGCACGACGGGGCGCTGGACCCTTACCGCACGGGAGTCACCATCGGCAGCGCCGTCGGCGCGACGATGAGCCTGGACGAGGAGTACCGCGTCGTCAGCGACAGCGGACGGCTGGAGCTGGTGGACCACACCTACGCGCCCCGGCACCTGTACGGCGCCTTCGTGCCCAGTTCGTTCGCCGCCGAGGTGGCCTGGGCGGTCGGCGCCGAGGGGCCGACCTCGGTGGTGTCGACCGGCTGCACGTCCGGCCTGGATTCCGTGGGGTACGCCTGCGAGTTGATCCGGGAGGGTTCCGCTGACGTCATGATCGCCGGCGCGACGGAAGCCCCGATCTCGCCGATCACGGTGGCCTGCTTCGACGCGATCAAGGCCACCACCCCGCGCAACGACGAGGCCGCCCAGGCCTCCCGCCCGTTCGACGCCACGCGCAACGGCTTCGTCCTGGGCGAGGGGTCCGCGGTGTTCGTCCTGGAGGAGCTGGAGAGCGCACGGAAGCGCGGGGCCGAGATCCACGCCGAGATCGCCGGCTACGGCACCCGCTGCAACGCCTTCCACATGACCGGACTGCGGCCGGACGGCGCGGAGATGGCCGAGGCGATCCGGGTCGCGCTCGACGAGGCGCGGATGACCGCCGAGGACATCGACTACGTCAACGCGCACGGGTCGGGCACCAAGCAGAACGACCTGCACGAGACCGCCGCCGTCAAGCGGAGCCTGGGCGAGCACGCGTACCGGACCCCGGTCAGCTCCATCAAGTCGATGATCGGCCACTCCCTGGGGGCCATCGGCTCGATCGAGATCGCCGCCTCCGTGCTGGCGATGAAGCACGACGTCGTACCGCCCACAGCCAACCTGCACACCCCCGATCCGCAGTGCGACCTGGACTACGTACCGCTGGTCGCCCGCGACTGGCAGACCGACACGGTGCTCACCGTAGGCAGCGGATTCGGGGGATTCCAGAGCGCCATGGTGCTCACCGGGCCCGAGAGGAGGACGGCATGA
- a CDS encoding ketosynthase chain-length factor, which translates to MTAPVVVTGIGVTAPNGLGTGPYWEATRIGRSGIGRISRFDPSPYPSRLAGEVPGFNAEEHLPNRLLPQTDRMTRLALVAADWALADAGIKPAELPEFDMGVVTASASGGFEFGQNELRALWSKGGQYVSAYQSFAWFYAVNSGQISIRNGMKGPSGVLVSDQAGGLDAIAQARRQIRRGTRLIVSGGVDASICSWGWVAQLTSERISTSEDPDRAYLPFDRAARGHVPGEGGALHILEDGESARERGARIYGEIAGYGSTFDPGPGSGRPPGLRRAIQLALDDAGMAPDEVDVVFADAAAVPELDRIEAQAVSGVFGRRGVPVTAPKTMTGRLYSGGAPLDLAAALLAIRDGLIPPTPNVTPDPAYQIDLVTRARPACVRAALVVARGHGGFNSALIVRAPQAGGV; encoded by the coding sequence ATGACGGCGCCCGTCGTGGTGACCGGCATCGGCGTCACGGCACCCAACGGACTGGGCACAGGCCCGTACTGGGAGGCCACCCGGATCGGCCGCAGCGGCATCGGCCGCATCAGCCGGTTCGACCCGAGCCCCTACCCGTCCCGGCTCGCCGGCGAGGTTCCGGGGTTCAACGCCGAGGAGCACCTGCCGAACCGGCTGCTGCCGCAGACCGACCGCATGACGCGCCTGGCGCTGGTGGCCGCGGACTGGGCGCTGGCCGACGCCGGCATCAAGCCCGCCGAACTGCCCGAGTTCGACATGGGAGTGGTCACCGCCAGCGCGTCCGGCGGCTTCGAGTTCGGGCAGAACGAACTGCGGGCGCTGTGGAGCAAGGGCGGGCAGTACGTGAGCGCCTACCAGTCCTTCGCCTGGTTCTACGCCGTCAACTCCGGGCAGATCTCGATCCGTAACGGGATGAAGGGCCCCAGCGGCGTGCTGGTCAGCGACCAGGCGGGCGGCCTGGACGCGATCGCCCAGGCACGCCGGCAGATCCGCCGGGGAACCCGCCTGATCGTCTCGGGCGGTGTGGACGCCTCGATCTGCTCCTGGGGCTGGGTCGCCCAGCTGACCAGCGAACGGATCAGCACCAGCGAGGACCCCGACCGCGCCTATCTTCCCTTCGACCGCGCGGCGCGCGGCCATGTGCCCGGTGAGGGCGGTGCCCTGCACATCCTGGAGGACGGCGAGTCCGCACGGGAGCGCGGGGCGCGGATCTACGGCGAGATAGCGGGCTACGGCTCCACCTTCGACCCCGGCCCCGGCAGCGGGCGCCCGCCCGGCCTGCGCAGGGCCATCCAACTCGCCCTGGACGACGCCGGGATGGCGCCCGACGAGGTGGACGTGGTCTTCGCGGACGCCGCCGCCGTACCGGAGCTGGACCGCATCGAAGCCCAGGCGGTCTCGGGCGTCTTCGGCCGCCGGGGTGTACCGGTCACCGCACCCAAGACGATGACCGGCCGGCTGTACTCCGGCGGGGCCCCGCTCGACCTGGCCGCGGCCCTGCTGGCCATCCGCGACGGCCTGATCCCCCCGACGCCCAACGTCACACCGGATCCCGCGTACCAGATCGACCTGGTGACCCGGGCGCGTCCCGCGTGCGTGCGGGCCGCCCTGGTGGTGGCACGTGGCCACGGCGGGTTCAACTCCGCCCTGATCGTGCGCGCGCCCCAGGCGGGCGGCGTCTGA
- a CDS encoding acyl carrier protein produces MNEIFTLDDLRRILREGAGTAEGTDLDGDILDAGFEELGYESLALLETASRIEREYDIALDDSALADARTPRDLLEAVNARLRASAA; encoded by the coding sequence GTGAACGAGATCTTCACCCTCGACGACCTGCGCCGGATCCTGCGCGAGGGAGCGGGCACCGCCGAGGGCACCGACCTCGACGGCGACATCCTCGACGCCGGCTTCGAGGAGCTGGGGTACGAGTCCCTGGCCCTGCTGGAGACCGCCAGCCGCATCGAGCGCGAATACGACATCGCGCTCGACGACAGCGCCCTGGCCGACGCCAGGACCCCGCGGGACCTGCTGGAGGCCGTCAACGCCCGCCTGCGGGCGTCCGCCGCCTGA